A window of Ignisphaera sp. contains these coding sequences:
- a CDS encoding NAD(P)-dependent glycerol-1-phosphate dehydrogenase: protein MHNEHRIDLPKRVIVGTRIIDNIGVIVKEMQLGSHALIVSGTTSTLSYAKIVAESLEDKGIDCWNMYVAKSSKEEVEKTIAMLREVGANTIVGVGGGKALDVAKYTAATTDKYFISVPTSPSHDGIASPFASIRDMGRPTSIKAATPVLVLADVEIISRAPRRNIIAGCCDLLGKFSSVLDWRLAHKLRGEYYGDYAASLALLSAKHILKNSELFEEKTFTLEAIRILVEALISSGIAMAIAGSTRPASGSEHMIAHAIDIVANYPALHGEEVGIGTIISLYLHGRNWKKIRSVLRKIGAPTTAREIGVSLDKIVEALSIAHTIRPERYTILGEKGISKEAAEKIVKVTGIAEE, encoded by the coding sequence ATGCATAATGAACATAGAATTGATCTACCTAAGAGAGTAATAGTGGGTACAAGGATTATCGATAACATTGGTGTGATAGTCAAAGAGATGCAGCTGGGTTCACATGCTCTAATCGTTTCGGGAACTACATCAACCTTAAGTTACGCTAAAATTGTTGCTGAGTCTCTTGAAGATAAAGGTATTGATTGTTGGAATATGTATGTCGCTAAATCGTCTAAAGAAGAGGTTGAGAAAACCATTGCTATGCTTAGAGAAGTTGGTGCCAATACTATTGTTGGTGTTGGAGGCGGGAAAGCACTTGATGTAGCTAAGTATACTGCTGCAACTACTGATAAGTACTTTATTAGTGTACCTACATCACCATCGCATGACGGTATTGCATCACCTTTTGCCTCAATACGTGATATGGGTAGACCAACATCAATCAAGGCTGCTACACCAGTTCTTGTGCTAGCTGATGTAGAAATCATATCCAGAGCTCCTAGGAGAAACATTATAGCTGGTTGTTGTGATCTTCTGGGGAAATTTTCTTCAGTACTTGATTGGAGGTTAGCTCATAAACTTAGGGGAGAATACTATGGAGATTATGCAGCTTCATTAGCCCTCCTTTCAGCAAAACATATATTAAAGAATAGCGAGTTATTTGAAGAGAAGACATTTACATTAGAAGCAATAAGAATACTTGTAGAGGCTCTCATAAGTAGCGGTATAGCTATGGCTATAGCAGGCTCTACTAGACCTGCGAGTGGTTCTGAACATATGATAGCACATGCAATAGATATAGTCGCTAACTATCCAGCTCTACATGGCGAAGAAGTCGGTATTGGCACCATAATATCGTTATACCTACATGGCAGAAACTGGAAAAAGATAAGATCTGTACTAAGGAAAATAGGTGCACCTACAACAGCTAGAGAAATAGGGGTTAGTTTAGATAAAATCGTTGAAGCTTTATCGATAGCACACACTATTAGACCTGAAAGATACACAATTCTTGGAGAGAAAGGTATTTCAAAAGAAGCAGCAGAAAAGATAGTTAAGGTAACAGGAATAGCTGAAGAATAA
- a CDS encoding proteasome subunit beta, with protein sequence MYETGVSFPENILRKLENVYKGTTTIGMRVREFVVLAADKKATAGLYVAHKNVKKIAKISNNCALTIAGLVADAQTLADYLRVESHYYQVVNRRPMSIRSMASLLGLLLNEYKYFPFIVQLLLGGYDYYEGPRLFAIELYGDVTEEKYAATGSGSPLAISIIESNYTEDLDLDDSIKLAVKAVAAASSRDVFSGGVGIDVVIIGKNMYREHTFQGEEIKNIVGRIYS encoded by the coding sequence ATGTATGAAACAGGGGTTTCATTTCCAGAAAACATATTGAGGAAACTTGAAAATGTATACAAAGGTACAACTACTATAGGAATGAGAGTTAGAGAGTTCGTGGTATTAGCTGCAGATAAGAAAGCTACAGCAGGACTGTACGTAGCTCACAAAAATGTAAAAAAGATAGCAAAGATATCAAACAATTGTGCTCTAACAATAGCGGGTCTCGTAGCTGATGCACAAACACTTGCAGACTACTTAAGAGTAGAATCTCACTACTACCAGGTCGTAAATAGAAGACCAATGAGTATACGCAGTATGGCATCATTATTAGGACTTTTGCTAAATGAATATAAGTATTTCCCATTCATAGTACAACTTTTACTCGGAGGCTACGACTATTACGAAGGACCGAGACTTTTCGCAATAGAGCTCTATGGTGATGTTACTGAAGAAAAATACGCTGCTACAGGTTCAGGTTCACCACTAGCTATAAGCATAATAGAGTCTAACTATACAGAAGATCTAGATCTAGACGACTCAATAAAGCTAGCTGTCAAAGCGGTAGCAGCGGCTTCATCTAGAGATGTATTTAGTGGTGGTGTGGGAATTGATGTTGTCATTATAGGAAAGAATATGTACAGAGAACACACTTTCCAGGGAGAGGAGATCAAAAACATCGTTGGTAGAATATACTCATGA
- the purT gene encoding formate-dependent phosphoribosylglycinamide formyltransferase, translating to MEKRNYLSTPMFGESIKIMLLGSGELGKEVAIEAQRLGVEIVAVDRYDWAPAMHVAHRRYVIDMLNSNAVKAVVKREKPDVIVPEIEAIATDALIELEEEGYFVVPNATAVKIAMNRIELRKYAAEKLGLPTTKYALATNEDEAVEACDKIGYPCLIKPEMSSSGHGHAKVFEPSPKAVRDAYNYAIAHARGRSGRVIVEEYVDLKTEFTILSYRYLDEDGSIVTDTCEPVEHWRYGHYHYIESWQPSSKPLEILNKAKEIGIAVAKGLGGLGIFGVEVFLTKDGRILFSEVAPRPHDTGMVTMASQELSEFAIHVRAILGLPIPRPRIVTPAASLAIYTDKDNIWAPKFYGIYEALKIPGVDIRTFGKPATYRERRMAVILAKGLTVEEALEKARKALTHIRIE from the coding sequence ATGGAGAAGAGAAACTATCTATCAACACCTATGTTTGGTGAATCGATAAAGATCATGTTGCTTGGTTCTGGAGAACTCGGTAAAGAGGTAGCTATAGAGGCTCAGAGACTAGGTGTAGAAATTGTAGCTGTAGATAGATATGATTGGGCTCCAGCAATGCATGTAGCACATAGACGCTATGTGATAGACATGCTTAATTCTAATGCCGTTAAGGCTGTTGTGAAGAGAGAGAAACCAGACGTAATTGTGCCTGAGATCGAGGCCATAGCTACAGATGCATTGATAGAACTTGAGGAAGAAGGATACTTCGTAGTTCCTAATGCTACAGCCGTAAAGATAGCTATGAATAGAATTGAACTGAGGAAATATGCGGCAGAAAAACTGGGGCTACCAACAACTAAATACGCATTGGCTACTAACGAAGATGAAGCTGTAGAGGCCTGTGACAAAATTGGTTACCCGTGTCTGATAAAGCCTGAAATGAGTAGCAGTGGCCATGGACATGCCAAGGTATTCGAACCTTCTCCTAAAGCTGTTAGAGATGCTTATAACTACGCTATAGCTCATGCAAGAGGTAGAAGTGGACGTGTAATAGTTGAAGAATATGTAGATCTCAAAACAGAATTCACTATATTAAGCTATAGGTATTTAGATGAAGATGGCTCTATAGTAACAGATACATGTGAACCTGTTGAACATTGGAGATACGGTCACTACCACTATATAGAGTCATGGCAACCCTCATCTAAACCTCTAGAAATACTGAACAAAGCTAAAGAAATAGGTATAGCTGTTGCTAAGGGTCTCGGCGGTTTAGGGATATTTGGTGTAGAAGTATTCCTAACAAAAGACGGTAGAATTCTGTTTAGCGAAGTTGCTCCAAGACCTCATGATACAGGTATGGTCACCATGGCTAGTCAGGAATTGAGCGAATTCGCAATACATGTTAGAGCCATATTGGGCTTACCTATACCTAGACCAAGAATAGTGACACCAGCTGCAAGTCTAGCTATATACACAGATAAAGACAATATATGGGCACCAAAATTCTACGGCATTTATGAAGCATTAAAGATACCTGGAGTAGACATAAGGACCTTCGGTAAACCGGCAACGTATAGAGAAAGAAGAATGGCTGTAATATTAGCTAAAGGTCTTACTGTAGAAGAAGCTCTTGAGAAAGCACGTAAAGCTCTTACCCACATAAGAATAGAATAA